One region of Trichoderma breve strain T069 chromosome 7 map unlocalized scaffold00007, whole genome shotgun sequence genomic DNA includes:
- a CDS encoding major facilitator superfamily domain-containing protein — protein MSSTKTVTVTVDQPQSSSSAPIELETIIHEAQPGQSSSNAVADPESGGETSESQPPLPIFKILVSGYSFFCAGLDSATLGPLVPHILDAFSIGTGHIAIIYAAIFAGWLLAALTNPFLAAHLHLGKLLFIGAIFQVFAQCLRPWAPYSLFFSTFFFQALGMAFQDTHSNTYVSAVRDSHRWLSFIHAMYALGGLVGPLISTAIATAEEHHEGGWRTVYYVTLGTSALNLIAVALAFRDTLFLMKSQSVEAQREERRNKEALEEVGQLLKLKNVWLMSAFYFFQSGAWSTSGGWVVEYLTQHRHGKLSQVGYVPTGFWAGVVLGRTLLAEPTFRFGEQRMILLYSCATLVLQLLFWLLPNLVASATAYALMGFFFGPYFATGMRVSAKIIPRKVQSTGLGLIFVLAQAGAAIFPSFTGLIATSAGVQVLQPIVTALIVGGGVCWWLLPNVTLKE, from the exons ATGTCCAGCACCAAAACAGTCACCGTAACCGTGGACCAGCCGcaatcctcttcctcagctcCCATCGAACTAGAAACCATCATCCATGAAGCTCAGCCCggacaatcttcttccaatGCCGTCGCAGATCCAGAATCAGGCGGAGAGACATCCGAGTCTCAACCCCCTCTACCCATCTTCAAGATCCTAGTCTCCGGGTACTCATTCTTCTGCGCCGGTCTGGATTCAGCAACTCTCGGCCCGTTGGTGCCGCATATTCTCGACGCGTTTTCCATTGGCACAGgtcacatcgccatcat CTacgccgccatcttcgcAGGATGGCTCCTCGCAGCCCTCACAAACCCCTTCCTCGCAGCCCACCTCCACCTCGGcaagctcctcttcatcggcgCAATCTTCCAAGTCTTTGCACAATGCCTCCGTCCATGGGCTCCCtactccctcttcttctccaccttcttcttccaggcccTGGGTATGGCCTTCCAGGACACGCACTCCAACACGTACGTCAGCGCTGTCCGGGATTCGCATCGCTGGCTGAGCTTCATCCACGCCATGTATGCGCTTGGGGGTCTCGTCGGGCCACTCATCTCGACGGCTATTGCTACTGCTGAGGAGCACCATGAAGGGGGTTGGCGAACGGTGTATTACGTGACGCTTGGGACTTCTGCTTTAAATTTAATTGCGGTTGCCCTGGCCTTTAGGGATACcctcttcttgatgaaatcaCAGTCTGTAGAGGCACAGCGTGAAGAGAGACGCAACAAGGAGGCATTGGAGGAAGTAGGGCAGCTTCTTAAGCTAAAGAATGTCTGGCTCATGAGCgccttttattttttccaGTCGGGTGCCTGGTCCACCTCAGGAG gCTGGGTCGTCGAATACCTCACCCAACACCGCCACGGCAAACTCTCCCAAGTCGGCTACGTCCCCACCGGCTTCTGGGCCGGCGTCGTCCTCGGCCGCACCCTCCTCGCCGAGCCAACCTTCCGCTTCGGCGAGCAGCGCATGATCCTCCTCTACTCCTGCGCCACCCTcgtcctccagctgctcttctggCTGCTCCCCAACCTCGTCGCCAGCGCCACCGCGTACGCCCTcatgggcttcttcttcgggcCTTACTTTGCCACGGGCATGAGGGTGTCGGCCAAGATCATCCCGAGAAAGGTTCAGTCTACGGGACTAG GTCTCATTTTTGTCCTGGCACAAGCTGGTGCCGCCATCTTTCCCTCGTTCACCGGCCTCATTGCAACTAGTGCTGGTGTTCAGGTTCTGCAGCCGATTGTTACCGCCTTGATTGTCGGAGGCGGCGTGTGCTGGTGGCTTCTTCCAAACGTCACTTTAAAAGAATGA